TctccgtcatcatcatcttcgtaTTCGGATGATGAAATAGACGATAAGAATTATCGtcaccaaaataaaaacaaccgAAAACGTCAACGTTCACGATCAGTATCAAtatccaattcatcatctaGTGATGATTATGCTCACAATTCTGGTGACAGCCCATCTCTCGGTagacgaaataaaaaaatgaaaaagtaaCCTATCTATAagataataaattcaaataataaaattgtttatttataGATATTCACGATCTCGTAGTCCATCTATACCAAGACGAAAAGGTTCGCCGAGTTTCCTTGAGAAACGCAGAATAACCAGGTATCATTAATACGTATACGGATTTTTGGAAAAACTTGGAccttcgtttatttttttgaatgaaatttcatttttttttcattttgattcaccTATTTACTTTACTTTCTGTCaacacatttcattttatttaagTTTAATTTTGCCCTTTTGATttcatgatcaatgattaaagtaatattttttttttgtcgattcttttttttgcagtttttattttgaatttcattttgcaCCTACCGTAGCTgcctgaatttttttttaatttttaaatttttcttaaaaatCTAACCTAATcgatattattttttgcttaaataatcaataaagtGCACGTAAACGACCAGTTCCCTATCGCCGTAATGGATCAtcggcatcatcatcgggaACAACGCCATCAAACAATAAGGCTTCTATTGgtaatgtttttgatttatcaCCACCGCTTCGATATAGAAATTAGcatataataacaatgataatactCATacatttcataataatttatatattgacGCTTAGAATttcagtaataataaaacttgagttttttttaaatcaaaaaatatatcaCTGTTTATTCTGTATTGACAACATCATAGGTATGATTACGTTTTTTACGAAATCTTGTATCATTCGGATTGAAACCTTGTTCAACAGAGCCATACATAGCCCATTTAGGTGTTGGTGccaaataatcgattgatgtgaatgttttttcgccatttgatttataataTTCTTGGaccaattcattgaatttcggATAATCGATCCATGTCCaccattgatcatcaatatagAATTTTCGACGAGCTAAAAGCAGACAATTCGAATGTTCATGTTCACAGGCTAAACCATATAGTTCGGAATCAAAATCTTCCGAATACCCACGTATTCcagattgattcaattttcgttgtttaATAAGTCGATTGACTTTGTCCAAAAGATCTTGGCCGAAACGAACTACCTCTTCATGCCACGGAACATTTTTCATCGTTAAGTTCGCTTCATTCATACTTGTGCCACAATAGGTTACACctttaatttcaatgaaatctGGATTGCCAATCATAATTAATTGTGCGTAGCCATCAATTTCATCTGAATTCCATGATTTAACCAAAGTCAAACGATATACGGTACGTTGTCCTTTGAAACTGAGCGACCGAAGACTTTCAAGGAAACGTTCCCAAAAATCTCGAAATAGTGGtctatcgatttttttcaatgaagcTTTTGATGATGCATCAACAGATACATAAAGTTGGGTAACCGGATCCAATCGTTTGATCTCATCCGGAAATTGTGCATTAGTAACTAAAAAAGTCGAAATTTCATGAGAATGAAGCAAACgaataaattctttgatttcTGGATACATAATTGGTTCACCGACTAAAGAAAGTGCACAATGTCGAACATGCATAGCTTCTTCAATTCTTTGTGGTATTACTCCAGGGACACTATTATACTGTTTGATCATGGCTTGATGAGCTTTGACagtattttcaaaaatcatttttggaGGATCCATGTTCCATTTCCATTCTGTACCGACCGGATTCGTGTGATGGCGCCAGCAAAATACACATTTGTTAGCACAGGCTAAACTGGGAGTTGCCTCCATACAACGATGACTTTCAATGCCATAGAAAGTGTATTTATAACAACCACCTCGTCCACGAAGCATTGCCTTTGTCCATCGACAGAGTTTCACTCCCGAATGCGaaccaatcaatttataGCCTTGTTTACTCAATTCTTTTCTTAGATCTGTAGTCAACATGTCTCGAATCGGTTGCGTATTAGAATCGGATTTTATCTTTTTAGAGGTCGTTACAATATCTTCGAGATCGGTGACcatttggtcatttttattaGGTACATCTTCTTCTGCATAATcttcatcaaattcttcgttgtcatcatcatcatcaaaatttacaAGTGTAGAGTAATTAGTTTGATCAGAGGTATTGTCGGAACAACAAGTGATTTCTTGTTCAATCAAAACTGGAAGAATTTTTTGGTAccatgattgaaattgatccTCGATCGATTCGAAAGCCGAACGATCTAATAAGCTAGTTTTATATAAACATTTTGAACTTAATTTCTTCAATGCAGCGGTCAATTTGAAAGAACAGagacaaaaatcatcaccataaacTGAATCCCCAATACCGAGTACGGCAAAACTCAATTGATTGAGAGCATTTTTCGACAGACGAAAATCATTTGCAGCATCTTTGATCCATTGATAAAACCAACGGGCATTTTCAGGTGGTTCACCACCTGTATATGTTGGCATTAATATGATTAAATAGTTGCCATTCGATGCATCTGATAGTATTTCATCTTCAGGATCATATTGATCAGTACAAAgacattcaattgatttgaatatttgaGAGACTGAATCATTACttttcaataattgttgTAATTTCTTCGACAAACGACGACTACTACCGGTCGTGGATCCATATAAAATCTTCAACTTAGGCTTTTGTTTCATACAATTACATTGTTGCTTTGAatctttgattattttcacttttgaacattgattatattttcGATATACACCTGTCGTCAATATTAATGTTATTCCAACGGCCAAATGCGGatgttaatttattattgattgccAATCCCCATAAAGTGGACAAAATCTTGGAACGCATCTTGTATCACGATCTAGATTTTAAATGTCTGAATGTGGTCAAATTCAAGCGTGGATCCATGAATGCATGAAAATTGGATATTATGGAACGTTTGTTATGAACAGGcgaaggattttttttcgatcgtTTGATTTATAAACAATCAGACTGATTTGTCATTTGATcgtttaattttaaaatttccaTTACATCCCTCATAGTaacaaatcgaatcatcTTTTGGTAAAATATCTGagatttaattaaaatttaaattcattaatttaatgttttttattcctTTAGTTATGTTACGAAAGCGGATGATACCATAATGGATAGAGCCGACATGATTTTCTATGCGTCCTGTATACCACAACAGGCACGAAATTCAATTCCATCGCCTGGATTTAATCCGGAACATTTCATATCAAATGATAAgaatgaaatattgaaattgatcaaacatTATAAAGGATCACGATTTAAATCCTTTGTTCAATATGATGAGGCCTTGAAATTTGTTCTGGAAGAAAACTGTGATATTGTTTCGAATGATTCTTCAAATCATATTTCACTGCAAAATAGTCCATCCTTACAAAAGGTTTCTGGTTTACAAACTGTCGCAGAAGAAACTCCACCATTTCCATCGCTCGACGCTCGAGAACTTAATGTTTTTAAACGTGCCATTGTAAATAAACAATTGGAGGCGGTTAAACAATTCGTTTACAATAATCCTCGTTATCTAATCTCAAATTACTTTGACAGTCCAACTATTATTTTTCAAGGTGCTCGATATAATGCTGTTCATTTGGCCATTCGTAACAAAAGTCCAGAAatcttgaattttattctcgATACTATTAACTCTGTGGATTTTGtgcaaaaaatgaatccgaATTTTAGTGAAGAATTGTTAATTGAAAAACGCGATCACTTATTAGATTTGTATCTTAATTCACCggataaaattaattttacgATACACCATTACATATGGCTTGTAAATTTGGTGATTTAGAATGTATCACCATTCTAGTCGGTTATATACCAGTACTAGATACCAAAAAgctaaacaaacaaaacctATTGCCTTATCAAGTTGTCCAAGAAACTTCATTGAGAGAAAAAGTTCAAGAACTTGTCAATTCATCTGTGTTTATAACTGTGTCAAAATCGGTAGAAAATCttgacaaatcaatcaacaaagcTTGTCAGGTTGGGAAGAAAATGCTTGAATCTACATTGAAAAATACgcccgaaaaaaatgtacagaTTTCAGCTTTTGTAGGTCCGATGACACCAGAACGATCACGAAAAATATACGAAATATTTAAAAGTCCGAAACGATGTACACCAGAACAACGACGTATTCGTTTACAAGATCAGGAACGAGGACTTGAACGTGTTTTTTGTGAGCTTAGTAAAGAATTGGATCTGCAATATTGTGAATATTGGCCTTTTCTTGGtagttttgttgatttttttaatgaaaaagatCTTAAAAAACTAAACGATCATCTTCGATCAGTacatgatgaattatttatcatagaatcattatcgaaattgaatattaaatccaatgaaaatgacgaATCTGAAGATGAATTCCTAGATGCAATCGAAAAATcggatgacaatgatgatgatgatgacgatattTACTATACTCCATCAACCAGTCCTAAATTTGAATATCAAActataaaaattgatttctaCATAAATGGTcgacaaaaagaaaaaatcgatgacGATGTTTATAATGTGGTTAGATTGGCAttggaaaaacaatttgttaATCGATCATCAGACAGTttaatgaatgtaaaattaCAATATCCATTTTTAGTTCATTGGTTTACAAATGTTGGAAAttcagaaatttttctttgacatttaattgttttttttctatgttgTGCGTttacaataatttttgtgatgattgtaatttttttttttttaaacgaaaataattatattgaaaatacaTTGTATtctgaaatgaaagaatattttttgctttaatgattaaaataaaaataaaaagaatgaagAAGACAAtggtaaagttttttttgtcttttacatttttatgtgcgtgtgtgtgtgtgtgtttacggtttttttttgtgaaattgatgacaatcaaaatcaataaggattgattgatcgttTAATTTCTTccgtcattcattcacattataAGCTTCACAAataagaacgaaaaaaatcaatcatttttgaatcaataaaacaaaaatcgatttattcAATGCAATCAAACAGGCTCATAtgtcaatataataatattttataagtagttattgatgatgaaatatacgaggaaaaaaacaaaaaaaaaattgaaacgacCCGACTATGCTGTCAGGCAtagcgaattttttttctatagaaaGAAAAGTCTGGAacgtgttttttgttgttgtt
This is a stretch of genomic DNA from Dermatophagoides farinae isolate YC_2012a chromosome 2, ASM2471394v1, whole genome shotgun sequence. It encodes these proteins:
- the LOC124500543 gene encoding S-adenosyl-L-methionine-dependent tRNA 4-demethylwyosine synthase TYW1 → MKQKPKLKILYGSTTGSSRRLSKKLQQLLKSNDSVSQIFKSIECLCTDQYDPEDEILSDASNGNYLIILMPTYTGGEPPENARWFYQWIKDAANDFRLSKNALNQLSFAVLGIGDSVYGDDFCLCSFKLTAALKKLSSKCLYKTSLLDRSAFESIEDQFQSWYQKILPVLIEQEITCCSDNTSDQTNYSTLVNFDDDDDNEEFDEDYAEEDVPNKNDQMVTDLEDIVTTSKKIKSDSNTQPIRDMLTTDLRKELSKQGYKLIGSHSGVKLCRWTKAMLRGRGGCYKYTFYGIESHRCMEATPSLACANKCVFCWRHHTNPVGTEWKWNMDPPKMIFENTVKAHQAMIKQYNSVPGVIPQRIEEAMHVRHCALSLVGEPIMYPEIKEFIRLLHSHEISTFLVTNAQFPDEIKRLDPVTQLYVSVDASSKASLKKIDRPLFRDFWERFLESLRSLSFKGQRTVYRLTLVKSWNSDEIDGYAQLIMIGNPDFIEIKGVTYCGTSMNEANLTMKNVPWHEEVVRFGQDLLDKVNRLIKQRKLNQSGIRGYSEDFDSELYGLACEHEHSNCLLLARRKFYIDDQWWTWIDYPKFNELVQEYYKSNGEKTFTSIDYLAPTPKWAMYGSVEQGFNPNDTRFRKKRNHTYDVVNTE
- the Ankle2 gene encoding LOW QUALITY PROTEIN: ankyrin repeat and LEM domain-containing protein 2 (The sequence of the model RefSeq protein was modified relative to this genomic sequence to represent the inferred CDS: deleted 2 bases in 1 codon), which codes for MDRADMIFYASCIPQQARNSIPSPGFNPEHFISNDKNEILKLIKHYKGSRFKSFVQYDEALKFVLEENCDIVSNDSSNHISLQNSPSLQKVSGLQTVAEETPPFPSLDARELNVFKRAIVNKQLEAVKQFVYNNPRYLISNYFDSPTIIFQGARYNAVHLAIRNKSPEILNFILDTINSVDFVQKMNPNFSEELLIEKRDHLLDLYLNSPDKINFDTPLHMACKFGDLECITILVGYIPVLDTKKLNKQNLLPYQVVQETSLREKVQELVNSSVFITVSKSVENLDKSINKACQVGKKMLESTLKNTPEKNVQISAFVGPMTPERSRKIYEIFKSPKRCTPEQRRIRLQDQERGLERVFCELSKELDLQYCEYWPFLGSFVDFFNEKDLKKLNDHLRSVHDELFIIESLSKLNIKSNENDESEDEFLDAIEKSDDNDDDDDDIYYTPSTSPKFEYQTIKIDFYINGRQKEKIDDDVYNVVRLALEKQFVNRSSDSLMNVKLQYPFLVHWFTNVGNSEIFL